A section of the Halogranum gelatinilyticum genome encodes:
- the xacR gene encoding HTH-type transcriptional regulator XacR has product MDAKHPVRTTEKTLAVIEQLMEDGPCGVTELSAELDMGKSAVHNHLTTLQSHGYVLKTDGEYRLGLKFLEVGGRIRKSMEFYEVAEPEVKSLAAETGELANLLVEEQGMGVYLMRAKGDDAVDLDTYAGLRTNLHTTALGKAILAYLPKSRVEEIVEHRGLETKTPKSIGTREELFDVLDDIRERGYAIDDGERLEGLRCLAAPVKASSGEVLGAISVSAPASRVSDEDLYGQLPERVLSAANVVELNINY; this is encoded by the coding sequence ATGGACGCCAAGCACCCGGTCCGAACGACCGAGAAGACACTCGCGGTCATCGAGCAGTTGATGGAAGACGGTCCGTGTGGAGTGACCGAGCTATCGGCCGAACTCGACATGGGAAAGAGTGCCGTCCACAACCATCTGACGACGTTACAGAGCCACGGTTACGTGCTGAAGACCGACGGCGAGTACCGCCTCGGCCTGAAGTTCCTCGAAGTCGGCGGCCGCATCCGGAAGTCGATGGAGTTCTACGAGGTGGCCGAACCCGAGGTTAAGTCGCTGGCCGCCGAGACAGGTGAACTCGCGAACCTCCTCGTCGAGGAACAGGGGATGGGCGTCTACCTGATGCGGGCGAAGGGTGACGACGCTGTCGACCTCGACACCTACGCCGGTCTGCGGACGAACCTCCACACGACCGCGCTCGGCAAGGCGATCCTCGCCTACCTCCCGAAGTCGCGCGTCGAGGAGATTGTCGAACACCGCGGGCTGGAGACGAAGACACCGAAGAGCATCGGGACGCGCGAGGAACTGTTCGACGTGCTCGACGACATCCGCGAACGCGGCTACGCCATCGACGACGGCGAACGGCTGGAGGGGTTACGCTGTCTCGCCGCCCCCGTCAAGGCCTCGTCCGGCGAGGTGTTGGGCGCGATCAGCGTCTCGGCTCCCGCCAGCCGCGTCAGCGACGAGGACCTCTACGGACAGCTCCCCGAACGCGTCCTCAGTGCTGCCAACGTCGTCGAACTCAACATCAACTACTAA
- a CDS encoding NAD-dependent epimerase/dehydratase family protein, whose amino-acid sequence MTAENTSVVVTGALGGAGQWTVERLLADGYDVVGLDQRLPADGGPDGADFFQVDLTDQGETTELVTAFDPDAVVHLAAIPDPTNHAGGRVFSNNILSTYNVLDAAGRAGARVVWASSESAYGFPFAHNLLVPDYLPIDESHPLRPEDPYGVSKVAGEAVAAMTARRYGVPVLSVRPSWVQYPGAYQTTSNREAFDLDELAASPAGSSPSGGAGNFWSYIDVRDLASMFSEALTADVTGHEAYLCHAPENYLGVETSELFDALYDDAPPCPIEGDASAFTTEKAERDLGWTAEHTWREAADADVAGPDFG is encoded by the coding sequence GTGACTGCTGAAAATACGAGTGTCGTCGTCACCGGTGCACTCGGTGGTGCCGGCCAGTGGACGGTAGAGAGACTGCTCGCCGACGGCTACGACGTCGTCGGTTTGGACCAACGGCTTCCGGCGGACGGCGGTCCCGACGGCGCGGACTTCTTCCAGGTCGATCTGACCGACCAGGGTGAGACGACCGAGCTCGTCACCGCCTTCGACCCCGACGCTGTCGTCCATCTCGCGGCCATCCCCGACCCGACGAACCACGCCGGTGGCCGCGTGTTCTCGAACAACATCCTGAGCACGTACAACGTCCTCGACGCGGCCGGACGAGCCGGTGCCCGTGTCGTCTGGGCGTCGAGCGAGTCGGCGTACGGCTTCCCCTTCGCGCACAACCTGCTCGTGCCGGACTATCTCCCGATAGATGAGTCGCATCCGTTGCGGCCGGAGGACCCCTACGGCGTCTCGAAGGTCGCGGGAGAGGCGGTCGCGGCGATGACCGCTCGACGCTACGGCGTCCCGGTCCTGTCGGTCCGCCCCTCGTGGGTACAGTATCCCGGCGCGTACCAGACGACGAGCAACCGCGAGGCGTTCGACCTCGACGAGTTGGCCGCGTCGCCCGCGGGCAGCTCTCCGAGCGGTGGCGCGGGCAACTTCTGGTCCTACATCGACGTGCGGGACCTCGCGTCGATGTTCTCGGAAGCACTGACGGCGGACGTCACCGGCCACGAGGCCTACCTCTGTCACGCGCCGGAGAACTATCTCGGCGTCGAGACCAGCGAACTGTTCGACGCGCTCTACGACGACGCACCGCCGTGCCCGATCGAGGGAGATGCGTCGGCGTTCACCACCGAGAAGGCCGAGCGCGACCTGGGCTGGACGGCCGAACACACGTGGCGCGAGGCCGCCGACGCCGACGTAGCGGGACCGGACTTCGGCTAA